The DNA window CGGAACAAGTCTTTCAGACCATTCAGCGCGACGGCCAAATGCAAGCGCTGGAGGCGATCGGGGCCACGGTGTTGGCGAATGCGTGTGGGCCGTGCATCGGCCAGTGGCGGCGCGAGGACGTGGCCAAAGGCGAGACGAACGCCATTTTGACTTCATACAATCGCAATTTTCCGAAACGCAACGACGGCAGCGCCCAGACGTTGGCGTTTGTCGCGAGTCCGGAATTGGTCGTCGCGATGAGCATCAGCGGATCGATGGACTTCGATCCGGTGCGCGACACACTGCCGGGAGCGGCTGGAAAACCATTTCGGTTACGGCCGCCCGCGAAGGCGCCTGAAGTCCCGGCCGGCGGATTTGTCCGTTCACGAGCAGGATACATCGAGCCGAACGCGGAGCGGCAACGAGTCGAAGTGCAAGTGGCGCCCGGGAGCGATCGGTTGCAGCTGCTGACGCCGTTCCCCGCGTGGGATGGGAAGGACTTGGCGCGGCTGCCGGTGTTGTTGAAGGCGAAGGGGAAATGCACCACGGATCATATTTCGCAAGCCGGACCATGGCTTCGCTTCCGTGGGCATTTGGAACATATCAGCGACAACGCGTTCCTCGGCGCGATCAACGCGTTCAGCGGCGAGGCGGGGAAGGGGAAAAACCTGCTGACCGGAGCGACGCAGCCGTTTCCCGAGATCGCGAAGGCGTACAAGGCCGTCGGGGAACGGTGGATAGTGGTCGGCGATGAAAATTACGGCGAGGGGTCCAGTCGCGAACATGCCGCGATGTGCCCGCGTTTCTTAGGCGGCGCGGCCGTGATCGTGCGCAGCTTCGCGCGGATCCACGAGACCAATTTGAAGAAGCAGGGGATGTTGCCGTGCACGTTCGCGAATCCGGCGGATTATGACACCGTCCAGGAGAATGACCGCGCCAGCATCGTCGGGCTGACGGCATTTGCGCCCGGTTCGGCGCTGACGCTCGTGCTCCATCATGCCGACGGCACGGAGACGCGCTGTCCGCTCTGCCACAGTTTTACCGCCGACCAGATCGCGTGGTTCAAGGCTGGCAGTGCGCTGAATGTGTTGCGGGGGAGGTAAAGCACGCGGCATGAAAATGCATATTGCATGCACAATGCATGTGCCTGTATAGTCTTCCTATGCCACATATCCAAATCCGTGATGTTCCCGAGACCTTGCACCGCCGTTTGCGGGCGTTGGCAGAGGAAGAACAGCGCAGTCTAAGTCAACAAGCACTAGTGCTGCTGCGGCAAGGGCTCACACGCGTGCAGGGGGCTCTGGGCAGCCGCCAAGAACTTTTTGAACGCATTCGGCGGCGTCGGGTGCGGTGGGCGGGGCGTCGTCCCAATGTGACACGGCTGGTCCGCGAGGATCGCGAGCGATGAAACTGGTCCTCGATGCCAGTGCGGCGGTGACCTGTGTCCTGCGCACGTCGTCCGCCCGTCGGCTCGACGCCCTATTGGCCGAGGCCGACGCCCTGGTCGTGCCAGATCTGTTTGTCGCCGAGGTCACGAACGCGATCTGGAAGTGTCGGGTCTTCGGATCGTTGGATCCCGCGGTCTGCGAGGCGGCTCTGGACGATGTCTTGCAGTTGCCGACTGAGATCGTCCCCTCCGCCGGCCTGGCCATTGAAGTCTATCACGCCGCCCGCACTACCCGGTGCACGGCGTACGATCTTTTCTACGCCATCCTGGCCCGTCGCTTGAGTGTTCCGCTCCTAACGCTCGATCAAAAATTACGCCGCTACTGCAACTCCGCCGGGATCGAAATCGTTGCGTAGTGCCGTTGGTTTGTTGCACGTCTATTATTTTTTCAGCCCGCAATCCGAAAGTCGCGGAATTCGCCGGTTTCGACGGACCACGTTGGTTCGATCCGGTCGACGCGCGCGTTGGTGGGGCCGCGATAACACGCGGTCAGGAGTTTTTCGAGGGCCGCACGCTCGCCTTCCGCGCACACGGCGACGCTGCCATCCGCGCAATTCCGCACCCAACCGGTGAGCCCGAGTCGCCGCGCCTTGTCGCAGGTATGCGTACGATAGAAGACCCCTTGCACATGGCCGCTGATTTGGAGTTGCAGTCGAGGCACGGCAGGAACGTAGCCTCAGCCGTCCGGCAGTGCAAGAGCCACTTGCATTCTCCGCGCAACATGCGATGACCATCGCATGCGCGCGTATGTCTTGTATGAAAATGCCGACTGGATGCCACCGTTACGGCAGGCGTTAGAAGCGGAAGGAGTCCCGTTCGACGAATGGTTCATCGGGCCTGGGTTTGTCGACTTAGCGGGAGAGCCGCCGCCCGGGGTGTTCCTGAATCGGATGAGTCCGTCGTCGCATACGCGCGGACACGCGGAGAGCATTGCGCTGACAAAACAGATTCTGCACTGGCTGGAGGCATGTGGACGGCGCGTCATTAACGGCACGCGGGCCTTCGCACTGGAAGTGAGTAAAGTGGCGCAGTACACCGCGCTACAGCGCCACGGATTGCGCACTCCGCACACCGTCGCGGTGGCCGGCGGCGTGCCGGCGTTGCGCGCTGCGGTGCGCAACATCGATTGTCCGTTCATCACCAAACATAATTGCGGCGGGAAGGGGCTGGGCGTGCAGTTGTTTCGTTCGTACGAATCCTTCGACGAATATATTACGTCGCCCCGCTTTGTGGAGTCGCCGGACCAAATCACGTTGTTGCAAGAATATGTCGAGCCGCGCGAGCCGTTTATCACGCGTGTGGAACTGGTGGATGGCGCGTTCCAATACGCGATTCAAGTCGACACCAGCCGCGGATTTCAACTCTGTCCGGCCGAGGCGTGTTCGGTCGAAGAGGCCTTCTGTCCCGCCGGCGAGGCCGCTGCGGCGCCGGCCGACACGAGCGGCAATCGCCAAAATCTGTTCCGATTGCGTGAGGGATTCGATCACGCGATCATCGCGCAATACGCGCGCTTCGCGGCGGAGCAGGGGATCGATCTTGCCGGATTCGAATTCATCGAGGCGCAGGACGGCGCGTG is part of the Deltaproteobacteria bacterium genome and encodes:
- a CDS encoding acylphosphatase — encoded protein: MPRLQLQISGHVQGVFYRTHTCDKARRLGLTGWVRNCADGSVAVCAEGERAALEKLLTACYRGPTNARVDRIEPTWSVETGEFRDFRIAG
- a CDS encoding type II toxin-antitoxin system VapC family toxin; amino-acid sequence: MKLVLDASAAVTCVLRTSSARRLDALLAEADALVVPDLFVAEVTNAIWKCRVFGSLDPAVCEAALDDVLQLPTEIVPSAGLAIEVYHAARTTRCTAYDLFYAILARRLSVPLLTLDQKLRRYCNSAGIEIVA
- a CDS encoding alpha-L-glutamate ligase, which encodes MRAYVLYENADWMPPLRQALEAEGVPFDEWFIGPGFVDLAGEPPPGVFLNRMSPSSHTRGHAESIALTKQILHWLEACGRRVINGTRAFALEVSKVAQYTALQRHGLRTPHTVAVAGGVPALRAAVRNIDCPFITKHNCGGKGLGVQLFRSYESFDEYITSPRFVESPDQITLLQEYVEPREPFITRVELVDGAFQYAIQVDTSRGFQLCPAEACSVEEAFCPAGEAAAAPADTSGNRQNLFRLREGFDHAIIAQYARFAAEQGIDLAGFEFIEAQDGACITYDINGTTNYSPAVEQQHGLSGMRAVAQLVKRELADAITRAGCQ